CGGGGCCAAGTGCGGCACGCCCGCAGCGCAGCGCACCGCGGATGCCGGGGGATTTAAAGCCGCGGCTCCCCATGCCAGGAGCCCAGGCGAGGctgctccggctccggctcggGCTCGGCAAGGCGGGCGGCCCCCCTCTCGCCCCCTGAATCCTCCGCACCCTTCTCCCGTGGAGGCTGCGGCAGGTGGCTGCCGGCGGGGCGAGCTCCGACGGGTGAAAGCGGCCCCATGGGGGGCAGGAGCCGGGGCTCCCGATGAGATTCCCAGAGCCCGGGATCTGAACGCCGATCTCAGCAGCCGCCCggctcctctccatcctccccGAGGGCTCCGATGGAGGCTGCGTGCAACAGGTCAGTCCTGCCgtctccctccttcttccccgCGCCGCTTCGGGCAGGCTGCGGCACACGGGGGGGAGCGCAGCCCGCGGTCAGCCCCTGCCACcgaggagcggggccgggggcaggcTCGGCAGGAGGGGGCTCCGCGGCTCCGTAGCCCTGCGGAGCGCTGCTGGGCGCCGGGATCAACCTGTCTGCGTGCGGCACCCGGGGAGCTCGTCCGGCCAGAGCatcctcccctgcctcagccgTTTGCAAAGCTCCCCTGgcaggagggagagagcagcGGCCCCGCCGCTTCTGAGCCCTTATTGTCGATTAttccttggttttcttttttaatttttcttctctttgcacAGGACCCAGGCGGGCGCCTAGCGGGGACGCGCCGCCACCCCCGCGCCCTGCCGGCCGGCGGCGCGCCCCCGTGCCCTCGGACTCCCTCTGACCTGTCCCCTTCCCTTACAGCATGGCCCTGAAGAGGCTGGGGGAAGCCCTGCGCGGTCCTCCGGCCccgcagagctgcctgctgctcctcgtCTGCCTGCTGGCCGCCGTGCACCTGGGCAAGCTCCTCCTGCAGCGGAGACGCCGGCGGCGGCAGGGCGAGCGCCGGGGGCCGCCGGGCCCTTTTCCCTGGCCCCTGATCGGCAACGCGGCGCAGCTGGGCAGCGCCCCGCACCTCTCCTTCGCCCGCCTGGCCGGCACCTACGGCGCCGTCTTCCAGCTGCGCCTGGGCCGCTGGCCCGTGGTGGTGCTGAACGGCGAGCGGGCCATCCGGCAGGCGCTCGTCCGCCAGGGGGCCGCCTTCGCCGGCCGGCCGgccttcccctccttccagcTGGTGTCGGGCGGGCTCAGCCTGGCCTTCGGCGGCTACTCGGAGCTGTGGAAGCTGCACCGGCGGGCGGCGCACGCCACGGTGCGGGCTTTCTCCACCGGCAGCCCCGCCACCCGCCGCCTGCTGGAGCGGCACCTGCTGGGCGAGGCGCGGGCGCTGGTGGCGCTGCTGGTGCGGGGCAGCGCCGGCGGCGCTTTCCTCGACCCGTCgcgggtgctgctggtggccgtgGCCAACGTGATGAGCGCCCTGTGCTTCGGCCGCCGCTACAGCCACGGCGACGGCGAGTTCCTGCGCCTGGTGGGGCGCAACGAGCAGTTCGGGCGCGCCGTGGGCGCCGGCAGCCTGGTGGATGCGCTGCCCTGGCTGCGCCGCTTCCCCAGCCCCGTGCGCGCCGCCTACCGCGCCTTTCGCGACCTCAACCGCGATTTCTACGCCTTCGTCCGCCGAAAATTCCTCCAGCACCAGCGCAGCCTGcggcccggggccgccccccgcgATATGATGGACGCCTTCATCCGCCTGCAGCGGGAGCAGCCGCGCCTGCAGCTCGAGCACGTCCCCGCCACCGTCACCGACATCTTCGGCGCCAGCCAGGACACGCTGTCCACCGCCCTGCAGTGGctcctcatcttcctcatcAGGTGCGCGGCGAGGGGcgaggggaaaaggggaggctggggggggaaCGCGCTGCCCATCCCCGGCGAGACGGGGGGCTTGAGAGGCGTCGGGAAGAAAAGCACAGCTGGGCAGGGGTAGGAAGAGGTTTGAAAGAGTACGCAAGAAGCACAGGGTGAGGAAATCGCACCTaaacagtaacagaaaaggGACGGAGAGAGTAGTTTCTAAGAACAGGATAGTCATAAAACTCCTCTGAGCACCGTTAGCAGGGATTTCTCAAAGCAT
The nucleotide sequence above comes from Aythya fuligula isolate bAytFul2 chromosome 3, bAytFul2.pri, whole genome shotgun sequence. Encoded proteins:
- the LOC116488292 gene encoding cytochrome P450 1B1; this translates as MEAACNSMALKRLGEALRGPPAPQSCLLLLVCLLAAVHLGKLLLQRRRRRRQGERRGPPGPFPWPLIGNAAQLGSAPHLSFARLAGTYGAVFQLRLGRWPVVVLNGERAIRQALVRQGAAFAGRPAFPSFQLVSGGLSLAFGGYSELWKLHRRAAHATVRAFSTGSPATRRLLERHLLGEARALVALLVRGSAGGAFLDPSRVLLVAVANVMSALCFGRRYSHGDGEFLRLVGRNEQFGRAVGAGSLVDALPWLRRFPSPVRAAYRAFRDLNRDFYAFVRRKFLQHQRSLRPGAAPRDMMDAFIRLQREQPRLQLEHVPATVTDIFGASQDTLSTALQWLLIFLIRYPKVQAKMQEEVDRIVGRDRLPCAEDQPRLPYIMAFLYESMRFSSFVPVTIPHATTTNTFIMGYLIPKDTVVFINQWSVNHDPAKWSNPEDFDPTRFLDENGFINKDLTSSVMIFSMGKRRCIGEELSKMQLFLFTSILVHQCHFTANPNEDPKMDFIYGLTIKPKPFTLNVTLRDTMDLLDKAVQRLQAEKTANESQLSANT